The genomic stretch CGCGTCCCATCCGGCCGTATCAAATCTCATCCTTGACCTGGTATCCCTCGATTACCATGAAACCTTGTTCGCGGCGGCGGGGAAACAGGCGGAGGAGGCGCTGCAGGCCTCTGTCCGGAAGAACGCCGGCAAGTTCGTGTGCGTGATGGAGGGTTCGATCCCCAGGGCGGAGGTCGGCGCCTATTGCCGGGTCGGCGGACGGACGGCCGTGGAGATCGCGAAGGATATCGGCGGAAAGGCGGGCGCGGTCATCGCGATCGGCTCCTGCGCCTCCTGGGGCGGCATTCCGTCGGCCGACCCGAACCCGACCGGCGCCGAGGGAGTTCCCCGGATTCTCGAGGGGAAGACGGTCGTCTGTCTCCCGGGATGTCCCCCCAACCCGTACAATCTCCTCGGGACGGTGCTCCAGTACGCGACGTACGGGACCTTGCCCGCCCTCGACAGCCTCGGGCGGCCCGCTTTCGCGTACGCGCGCACCATCCACGAGGATTGCCCGCGTCGCCCGCACTTCGATGCCGGCCGGTTCGTCGAACGGTTCGGCGACGAGGGGCACCGGCACGGGTACTGCCTCTACAAGACGGGCTGCAAAGGCCCCAGGACCCACGCCCCCTGCTCCCTGCAGCAATTCAACGAGGTCGTGGGGGCGTGGCCGGTAGGGATCGGCCACCCCTGCTTCGGCTGTACCGAGCAGTCGCTGGCGTTCCGCATGCCGTTGCACACTACCGTCGAAATCGATCGTCCAACCCCTCCCGCCAACTACCCACCCATCCACGCGGACCACGGAGGCGTCAGCACCGCCGCCGTCGGGGTCGCCGGCCTGACGGTCGGGGCCCTGATCGGGGCCGGCGCGATGGCCGCCAAAAAGCTCGGTTCGTCGAAG from Candidatus Deferrimicrobium sp. encodes the following:
- a CDS encoding hydrogenase small subunit, which translates into the protein MGREEELRTAFGKWEEQGVSRREFLRTCAIAAAAVGLPAWTVGEIAAAAVAGKRPPVIWLHFQECTGCSETLLRASHPAVSNLILDLVSLDYHETLFAAAGKQAEEALQASVRKNAGKFVCVMEGSIPRAEVGAYCRVGGRTAVEIAKDIGGKAGAVIAIGSCASWGGIPSADPNPTGAEGVPRILEGKTVVCLPGCPPNPYNLLGTVLQYATYGTLPALDSLGRPAFAYARTIHEDCPRRPHFDAGRFVERFGDEGHRHGYCLYKTGCKGPRTHAPCSLQQFNEVVGAWPVGIGHPCFGCTEQSLAFRMPLHTTVEIDRPTPPANYPPIHADHGGVSTAAVGVAGLTVGALIGAGAMAAKKLGSSKGEGKGENDKEAK